A window of Aerococcus urinae contains these coding sequences:
- a CDS encoding AAA family ATPase, with amino-acid sequence MIPLRLEMNAFGSYRDLTVIEFDRVRPYGLFMISGDTGAGKTTLFDAITYALYGGASGSSREANELKSRFATDLDLAYVRFTFDSDGHHYQVYRQPKQTGPGAVEGRSKAYPSEVLEVKIDGKLVSGKKNELENYLKAAIGLDKSQFTQIVMLPQGEFKRLLEASSRDKEEIFTHIFHTGAINRFQDYLQDQYSQIKSDLDRLKKNHDAAQERLKTLLSSEDQALLEGRLKDQGEAKIGEILADFLGAKEADFKQAEQKLENLETKRTHLSQVLDYFDAQADLAQEKDRLEAKQSQMADLKTAYQNYQASLSFYQALKDQAQAQAEAKDLARSQARLDQEEKDYQAAQADYDKEWEAQKENLARLPKIKEQIDRVQVGLKDWTTYTSTQKEVQDGQTELENLEASYQKGQGQVASLEEAISKGQAQVKQLSQAILDPDSLSQEKEAVKESGRQLADLKAGLNQIKKWDQAIEKGKADFLQAEDTWQKANQAYLEAKQAYQRNLAGIMAQDLRPDSPCPVCGSLDHPAPAQVSADTSAEHLDQAQVDQLEARAQDASQAYQTASQALNYHKQSRADLCKQYNFDPKASARDWQDRLDQAQDAYDQASAAYQEKQEKDQANQEALAEAKERVKEQETKLQALKQELSKNEGQVNRQKAYLNQVKERLKQTQSLLIGESQVALEEKKQALKTDQANLESLGQTLAQREQALKEKAAVLTTKRDYQEAAVKKNQAQSKAIAKRLDQARRDSDLSDDQVKALHQSDRDWQAISQALSAYSNQVYAYKKSLEALKAKEKDLAIDQDQATYQKEKSELDQSYDQAASQLSQEREDLIRLKDQVAILTDLWQDYQDRYQSFGDLKKLSDVANGKLNKSQRISFQRYILGIYLDWIVDRANQRFYQMTNGKYYFKRAEDQIGGNQAKGLNLNVFDSYTASERSVHSLSGGESFQASLALALGLSDVIQEEAGTVDVGMLFIDEGFGTLDSETLQQALDTLVDLHQRSGRLIAVISHREELKQELPIQLAVEMTPSGSQCHWQGLPGAEE; translated from the coding sequence ATGATTCCCTTACGTTTAGAAATGAATGCCTTTGGGTCATACCGGGACCTGACCGTGATCGAATTTGACCGGGTCCGGCCCTATGGCTTGTTTATGATTTCAGGAGATACCGGGGCGGGCAAGACCACTCTCTTTGACGCCATTACCTATGCCCTCTACGGGGGTGCCTCGGGGTCCAGCCGGGAAGCCAACGAACTCAAGTCGCGTTTTGCCACGGACTTGGACCTGGCCTATGTGCGCTTTACTTTTGATAGTGATGGCCACCACTACCAGGTCTACCGCCAACCCAAACAAACTGGTCCCGGTGCTGTGGAAGGGCGGTCTAAGGCCTATCCTTCTGAAGTGCTGGAAGTCAAAATCGACGGCAAGTTGGTGTCGGGTAAGAAGAACGAATTGGAAAACTATCTCAAAGCAGCCATTGGTTTAGACAAGTCCCAGTTTACCCAAATCGTCATGCTGCCCCAGGGCGAGTTTAAGCGCCTACTGGAGGCTTCAAGCCGGGACAAGGAGGAAATTTTTACCCATATTTTCCATACTGGGGCTATTAATCGCTTCCAGGACTATTTGCAAGACCAGTACAGCCAGATCAAGAGCGATTTAGACCGCCTCAAGAAAAACCATGATGCGGCCCAAGAACGCTTAAAGACTTTGCTTAGTTCAGAAGACCAAGCCCTTTTAGAAGGTCGCTTAAAAGACCAAGGAGAGGCCAAGATAGGCGAGATTTTAGCTGATTTCTTAGGGGCTAAAGAGGCAGACTTCAAGCAAGCTGAGCAGAAGTTAGAAAACCTAGAGACCAAGCGGACTCATCTTAGCCAGGTCTTAGACTACTTTGACGCTCAGGCTGACCTGGCCCAGGAAAAAGATCGCCTAGAAGCCAAGCAAAGCCAGATGGCTGATTTAAAAACGGCCTATCAAAACTACCAGGCGTCTTTATCTTTTTACCAGGCTTTAAAAGACCAAGCCCAGGCTCAAGCAGAGGCCAAGGACCTGGCCCGAAGTCAGGCCCGACTGGATCAGGAGGAAAAAGATTATCAAGCTGCCCAAGCCGACTATGATAAGGAATGGGAGGCCCAAAAAGAAAACTTGGCCCGTCTGCCCAAAATTAAAGAACAGATCGATCGGGTCCAAGTAGGTCTCAAGGACTGGACCACTTATACAAGCACCCAAAAGGAAGTCCAGGACGGTCAGACTGAATTAGAAAACCTAGAGGCCAGCTATCAAAAAGGGCAAGGCCAAGTCGCTAGTCTAGAAGAAGCCATCAGCAAAGGTCAGGCCCAGGTGAAACAATTAAGCCAGGCCATTCTTGACCCCGACAGTTTGAGCCAAGAAAAGGAAGCGGTCAAAGAATCTGGGCGACAACTGGCTGATTTAAAGGCAGGACTGAACCAGATTAAAAAATGGGACCAAGCCATTGAAAAGGGGAAGGCGGACTTTCTCCAGGCGGAAGATACCTGGCAAAAAGCTAACCAGGCCTATCTGGAAGCCAAGCAGGCCTACCAACGCAATCTGGCGGGGATCATGGCCCAGGACCTAAGGCCAGATAGTCCCTGTCCCGTCTGCGGAAGTTTGGACCATCCCGCTCCAGCCCAAGTCAGTGCCGACACTTCTGCTGAGCATCTGGACCAAGCGCAAGTGGACCAATTAGAAGCCCGGGCCCAAGATGCCAGCCAAGCCTACCAAACAGCCAGCCAAGCTCTTAACTACCACAAGCAGAGCCGGGCCGACTTATGCAAACAATATAACTTTGATCCTAAGGCTAGCGCTAGGGACTGGCAAGATCGCTTAGATCAAGCCCAAGACGCCTATGACCAAGCCAGCGCTGCCTACCAAGAGAAACAGGAAAAAGACCAGGCTAATCAAGAAGCCCTGGCTGAAGCAAAGGAAAGGGTTAAAGAGCAAGAGACTAAGTTGCAAGCCCTCAAGCAGGAACTTTCTAAAAATGAAGGCCAGGTCAACCGGCAAAAAGCTTATCTAAACCAAGTCAAAGAGCGGCTCAAGCAAACCCAGTCCCTCTTGATTGGAGAGTCTCAGGTTGCCTTAGAAGAAAAAAAACAAGCACTTAAGACAGACCAGGCCAATTTAGAAAGTTTAGGCCAAACCTTAGCCCAAAGAGAACAAGCCCTGAAAGAAAAAGCTGCCGTTTTAACCACCAAGCGGGACTACCAAGAAGCGGCGGTCAAGAAAAACCAAGCACAGTCTAAGGCCATTGCTAAGCGTTTAGACCAAGCTCGGAGAGATTCAGATCTTAGTGATGACCAGGTCAAGGCCCTCCACCAAAGTGACCGTGACTGGCAGGCCATCAGTCAAGCCTTATCTGCCTATTCTAACCAGGTCTATGCCTATAAAAAGTCGCTGGAGGCCTTAAAGGCAAAAGAAAAGGATTTGGCGATTGATCAAGACCAAGCCACTTACCAAAAGGAAAAAAGCGAGCTCGACCAAAGCTATGACCAAGCCGCTAGCCAATTAAGTCAGGAGCGGGAAGATTTAATCCGCCTCAAGGACCAAGTGGCCATCCTAACCGATTTATGGCAGGACTACCAAGACCGCTACCAGAGCTTTGGCGATTTGAAGAAGTTGTCGGATGTCGCTAATGGGAAGCTCAACAAGAGCCAGCGGATTTCCTTCCAACGTTATATTTTAGGGATTTACTTGGATTGGATCGTCGACCGGGCCAACCAGCGTTTCTACCAAATGACCAATGGCAAGTACTACTTTAAACGAGCGGAAGACCAGATCGGTGGCAATCAGGCCAAGGGGCTCAACCTCAATGTCTTTGACTCCTATACGGCTAGCGAACGCAGCGTCCACTCCCTGTCAGGGGGCGAAAGTTTCCAAGCCTCGCTTGCTCTAGCCCTGGGACTCAGTGATGTGATCCAGGAAGAAGCCGGGACGGTGGATGTGGGCATGCTCTTTATTGATGAAGGTTTCGGGACCTTGGACTCGGAAACCCTCCAACAGGCCCTGGATACCCTGGTGGACCTCCACCAACGCTCGGGCCGCTTGATTGCTGTCATCTCCCACCGGGAAGAATTGAAACAGGAATTACCCATCCA